The Anabrus simplex isolate iqAnaSimp1 chromosome 1, ASM4041472v1, whole genome shotgun sequence genome window below encodes:
- the LOC136879323 gene encoding mucin-21, producing the protein MSPSSCMGPPPLLRLVLCWLLFCPTLGFPAGARTGGTQDLAESASGDDLISGRDFLSIFIGASLGPRSGRTRNFNVRNKVGEDPEQSISSFGARTVVRNRNSLQSTGEETSGESSPRFEDLSDSDTPSVEFVSFDSSKMDKNPIPDATTGAINVPNSGVEFQSEKFDDSNKYGSLGSDASEHSSMKPAELSTDSKTLVSTASEATHSSDSHTGSHSVTQSINSDEFTVITDIVTSKEELSSTEPLLEAESQDASTQVRSIAEFNSNQHKDSLQGSKLSQITPKSSQSYVPVPVTITPIKATYNTTGLSSTTYSLFSPSPTESTRLGVSILPETTVQTPSPPIQQVISVKVSSSSSVVQGPLASPVLARPKNTNRIDSGRTKLYSDGIAQTPVAPISDEDMQRRIDTDPPPSTTQPIASEVDSVLGNNAHPQEGSTALVTEEQPAATAVQRSQFSVEEASPSSSALTTNQQAPPLFQHKAVATVIETTRKSQIRPVSYQSSVSTATSDSRVHFYREPPIFQSETPSVAESVQTSVVASHRGSMQANYERISGQPLRTDENIPIESRMGRYGEPHHEVRISGPTDRGTSFSSSNQKVSVEVGRSQKSITSSRHHEPVEKNYEVPERSYGQPERSYGQQERTYGQQERTYGQQERIYGQQERAFGQQERTYGRPERTYGQPEQNYEVDEAVSVVSNGRAYGVQTTTQNPVDPNHKIAYVMEGSNYRKYRVEERTSDGFIVGEYGVVSHDDGSLRGVRYTADGTINPRLIQEALVKFLSL; encoded by the coding sequence GTACTTTGTTGGTTGCTCTTCTGCCCCACCCTGGGGTTCCCCGCAGGTGCAAGAACGGGCGGAACGCAAGACCTCGCCGAGTCAGCTAGCGGAGATGACCTTATCTCTGGAAGGGACTTTCTATCAATATTCATCGGCGCATCACTCGGCCCTCGTTCGGGCCGCACACGCAACTTCAACGTTCGCAACAAAGTTGGAGAGGACCCGGAGCAATCCATCAGCTCCTTTGGTGCCCGAACTGTGGTGAGAAACAGAAACAGTCTTCAATCTACAGGCGAAGAAACTTCTGGTGAATCTTCACCACGGTTTGAAGACCTGTCTGACTCAGATACTCCTTCAGTAGAATTTGTTTCATTTGACAGTTCTAAAATGGATAAAAATCCCATTCCAGATGCTACAACTGGCGCAATTAATGTTCCCAATTCTGGTGTTGAATTCCAAAGTGAAAAGTTTGATGACAGCAATAAGTATGGGTCTTTAGGATCAGATGCATCCGAGCATTCATCAATGAAGCCTGCGGAATTGTCAACAGATTCAAAGACATTAGTTTCGACAGCATCAGAAGCAACACATTCATCGGACAGTCACACCGGATCACACAGTGTTACTCAGTCCATAAACAGCGATGAATTTACCGTTATAACTGACATTGTAACATCTAAAGAAGAATTATCATCCACAGAACCCCTTCTTGAGGCAGAGTCACAGGATGCTAGTACCCAAGTTCGCTCAATAGCAGAATTCAACAGTAATCAACATAAAGATTCTTTGCAAGGTTCTAAACTTTCTCAAATTACACCGAAGAGTAGTCAAAGTTATGTCCCAGTTCCTGTAACAATAACCCCTATCAAGGCGACATACAACACCACAGGACTTAGTTCCACAACCTATTCGCTGTTTTCACCAAGCCCAACGGAGTCTACACGACTGGGTGTTAGTATACTACCCGAAACTACAGTCCAGACTCCAAGTCCACCCATTCAGCAAGTGATATCTGTTAAGGTATCTTCATCTTCGTCTGTTGTTCAAGGTCCGTTGGCTTCCCCTGTCTTGGCTCGGCCCAAGAACACCAATCGTATTGATAGTGGGAGGACCAAACTCTACAGTGATGGGATAGCTCAGACACCAGTGGCACCAATCTCAGATGAAGATATGCAGAGGCGTATTGATACTGATCCACCGCCAAGTACGACCCAACCCATAGCTAGTGAAGTGGATTCGGTTTTAGGAAATAACGCTCATCCTCAAGAAGGATCCACTGCATTGGTAACTGAAGAACAACCAGCTGCAACAGCTGTGCAAAGGAGTCAGTTCAGTGTAGAAGAAGCATCTCCTTCATCATCTGCACTTACTACGAATCAACAGGCTCCTCCTCTCTTCCAACATAAGGCAGTTGCTACAGTGATTGAGACGACAAGGAAGTCTCAGATCCGCCCAGTGAGTTACCAAAGTAGTGTGTCCACCGCTACATCTGACAGCAGAGTACATTTTTACAGAGAACCTCCCATTTTCCAGAGTGAAACCCCTTCTGTTGCTGAATCAGTGCAGACGTCTGTAGTGGCCAGCCACCGAGGATCTATGCAAGCGAATTATGAAAGAATATCGGGACAACCATTAAGGACTGATGAAAATATTCCTATTGAAAGTCGAATGGGTAGATATGGAGAACCACATCACGAAGTTAGAATAAGTGGACCTACTGATCGTGGAACTTCATTTAGTAGTTCTAACCAAAAAGTAAGTGTTGAGGTTGGACGGAGTCAGAAAAGTATAACATCTTCCCGCCATCATGAGCCTGTTGAGAAAAACTACGAGGTTCCAGAGCGCAGTTACGGTCAGCCTGAACGTTCATATGGTCAGCAAGAGCGGACATATGGTCAGCAAGAGCGTACATATGGTCAGCAAGAGAGAATATATGGTCAGCAAGAACGAGCGTTTGGTCAGCAGGAGCGAACTTACGGCCGTCCAGAGCGAACCTATGGCCAGCCAGAGCAAAACTACGAAGTTGACGAAGCGGTGAGTGTTGTGAGTAATGGAAGAGCATACGGGGTGCAGACTACTACCCAGAATCCAGTAGATCCGAACCACAAGATCGCGTACGTGATGGAGGGTAGCAATTACCGTAAATATCGTGTTGAAGAGCGGACATCTGATGGTTTCATAGTTGGTGAGTACGGTGTAGTTAGCCACGATGACGGAAGTCTTCGCGGAGTGCGATACACTGCCGACGGAACCATCAATCCACGTTTAATCCAAGAAGCTCTCGTTAAGTTCCTGTCCCTGTGA